From Candidatus Amoebophilus asiaticus 5a2, the proteins below share one genomic window:
- a CDS encoding mechanosensitive ion channel family protein, which translates to MGYTLLAIDTHYVEEQFSFFKKHAWLLYVLAVLLIATGLTYGVHILYQKLSHKWKKNEYPILKTLMQALYWPLVIFIWIEAVSISSNSFIPYINFAVVQFLEKVHKVSSLILLAWIFIRFIKLFEHQLLQGKFKNQTTDKTTIQITGKILRVAAFTIFSLLLLPIVGVEVTGIFALVSGSTLTLGIAGRDIIANYFGGIVAHSDGHFKVGDWIYSPDKDIEGIIEYIGWRSTQIRTFDRKMLYVPNAVFSANIVVNASRMTNRRIKDVINIRYEDAPRVGKILEEANAMLQVHPELDKSRRLALHFIGFGPFSLKFELLAFTYTIDWQEYRDIQERIFLDIIKIVTDNGAQIALPPAVALESMQK; encoded by the coding sequence ATGGGTTATACTCTATTGGCAATAGACACTCATTATGTTGAAGAGCAATTTAGCTTTTTTAAAAAACATGCATGGCTTTTATATGTGTTGGCCGTTCTGCTTATTGCTACAGGCTTAACCTATGGGGTACATATTTTATACCAAAAATTATCTCATAAATGGAAAAAAAACGAGTATCCAATACTCAAAACTCTCATGCAGGCTCTCTATTGGCCTTTAGTTATTTTTATCTGGATAGAGGCGGTATCAATCAGTAGTAATTCATTCATTCCTTATATTAATTTTGCCGTTGTGCAATTTTTAGAAAAGGTACACAAGGTAAGCTCATTGATATTATTAGCTTGGATATTTATAAGATTTATTAAGCTATTTGAACATCAGCTATTACAAGGAAAATTTAAAAACCAAACTACAGACAAGACTACCATACAGATTACAGGTAAAATATTACGTGTAGCTGCTTTTACTATTTTTTCTCTATTACTTCTGCCCATAGTAGGGGTAGAAGTAACAGGTATTTTTGCTCTTGTGAGTGGTTCTACACTTACTCTGGGTATTGCAGGCCGGGATATTATAGCCAATTATTTCGGCGGTATTGTTGCTCATTCCGACGGACATTTTAAAGTAGGGGACTGGATCTATTCACCAGACAAAGATATAGAGGGAATTATAGAATATATTGGGTGGCGTTCTACACAAATTAGAACATTTGATAGAAAAATGTTATATGTTCCTAATGCTGTATTCTCTGCTAATATTGTTGTAAATGCCAGTAGGATGACCAACCGTAGGATTAAGGATGTAATTAACATCCGTTATGAAGATGCCCCACGGGTAGGGAAGATTCTTGAAGAGGCTAATGCTATGTTGCAAGTCCACCCAGAATTAGACAAAAGCAGGCGTTTAGCATTGCATTTTATAGGATTTGGCCCCTTTTCTCTTAAGTTTGAGCTACTTGCCTTTACCTATACAATTGATTGGCAAGAATACAGAGATATACAGGAGCGTATATTTCTGGATATCATAAAGATTGTCACAGATAATGGTGCCCAGATAGCTCTTCCTCCTGCTGTAGCTCTAGAAAGTATGCAGAAATAG
- a CDS encoding DUF488 domain-containing protein, translated as MNQELANNRIHNKIAICRVYEIPTYKEGIWVLVDRLWPRGIKKDDLIIDLWLKEIAPSTSLRKWFNHDPAKWFDFAQRYMKELQGKQALIESILEKANHSPITLLYAAKDTQHNHALVLQAVLQSWPKFPKFNG; from the coding sequence ATGAATCAAGAGCTAGCAAACAATAGAATTCATAATAAGATTGCTATCTGCAGAGTTTATGAAATACCCACTTACAAAGAAGGTATATGGGTACTTGTGGATAGGTTATGGCCACGGGGGATTAAAAAGGATGATCTCATCATTGATCTATGGTTAAAGGAAATTGCACCCAGTACTTCTTTAAGAAAATGGTTTAATCATGATCCTGCCAAGTGGTTTGATTTTGCACAACGCTATATGAAGGAATTACAAGGTAAACAAGCGCTTATCGAATCCATTCTTGAAAAAGCAAACCATTCTCCTATCACACTACTTTATGCTGCAAAAGATACCCAACATAATCATGCGCTTGTTCTTCAAGCAGTTTTACAATCCTGGCCTAAGTTTCCTAAATTTAACGGATAG
- a CDS encoding YraN family protein has protein sequence MKINLEASPHQLGKKYEDLATSYLQQKGLMIMVRNYRYKKAEIDIIAQKDACLYFIEVKARTSAKFGYPEAFVNTYKQQLIKAAAENYILQNDWNSSIRFDIIAILDQKGCINLEYFEDAFS, from the coding sequence TTGAAAATTAATTTGGAAGCTTCTCCTCACCAGCTTGGAAAAAAATATGAAGATTTAGCTACATCTTATTTGCAGCAAAAGGGACTCATGATTATGGTCCGAAACTATCGTTACAAAAAAGCAGAAATAGATATTATAGCTCAAAAGGATGCCTGTCTTTATTTTATAGAAGTAAAAGCCAGAACGAGTGCTAAGTTTGGATATCCAGAAGCTTTTGTGAATACTTACAAACAGCAATTAATAAAAGCAGCTGCTGAAAATTATATATTACAAAATGATTGGAATAGTTCCATTCGTTTTGACATTATTGCTATCCTAGATCAAAAAGGATGTATCAATTTAGAATATTTTGAAGACGCTTTTTCTTGA
- a CDS encoding oligosaccharide flippase family protein has product MHQDTKIFLANFFQLSFLRGISRILPLITTPFLIRVIGIEKFGTLEFAKAISFYFTIFVSYGFRFSATKQVSLYKQDKNIIGQIVSSVYLLKLLIIVICFLIMIMLIVFVPKIREERIYLLCFFPVVIASSLFPTFAFQGLDKMHWLTSLNLISKVLFMASLFIFIGKPSDAFLFPILLAAVDILRLLVAFFVLYVSLTIPVRWPVWSIMKQQMKEGLHIFLSELAIMFYSRFPTIFLKFVGGSTIVAIYTLGDKIARITAGMLEPFMQALYPIAYQKITSNLEVGIQYLKYLAKSSLIVLGVIGVVYWLFADKIIWLLAHTDLPEAVEVFKIHAFLPAIVFLSKLLGIGILIPLQAGRKYTLSILLTGLIAVGLHFILVPLFQVKGAAWSIVLSEVFAVIFTCLATYKEINILKINNQLKH; this is encoded by the coding sequence ATGCATCAGGATACTAAAATTTTTCTAGCCAATTTCTTCCAGCTATCTTTTTTAAGAGGGATATCACGCATATTACCGCTCATTACCACTCCTTTTTTAATTCGTGTTATTGGTATAGAAAAGTTTGGTACCCTAGAATTTGCCAAAGCTATATCATTTTATTTTACAATATTTGTTAGCTATGGCTTTAGATTCTCTGCCACTAAACAAGTATCACTGTATAAACAAGATAAAAATATTATTGGTCAGATAGTAAGTTCGGTATATCTTCTGAAGCTATTGATAATAGTAATATGCTTTCTTATCATGATTATGCTTATCGTTTTTGTGCCAAAGATTAGAGAAGAACGTATCTATCTGCTATGTTTTTTTCCTGTTGTAATAGCTAGTAGTTTATTTCCTACTTTTGCTTTTCAAGGTCTTGATAAAATGCATTGGCTTACATCACTTAATTTAATTTCTAAAGTGTTGTTCATGGCGAGCTTATTTATTTTTATTGGAAAGCCATCAGATGCCTTTTTATTCCCTATTTTGTTAGCTGCAGTAGATATATTACGCTTGCTAGTAGCGTTCTTTGTTTTATATGTGAGTTTAACCATTCCTGTACGTTGGCCTGTATGGTCTATTATGAAGCAGCAAATGAAAGAGGGGTTGCATATCTTTCTCTCTGAGCTTGCTATTATGTTTTATTCTCGATTTCCAACCATATTTTTAAAATTTGTTGGTGGCTCTACAATTGTAGCCATATATACCCTGGGCGATAAGATAGCAAGAATTACTGCAGGAATGCTAGAGCCATTTATGCAAGCATTATACCCAATAGCTTACCAAAAGATCACTTCAAATTTGGAAGTTGGTATCCAATATCTTAAATATCTTGCCAAGAGTAGCTTAATTGTCTTAGGAGTCATAGGCGTAGTTTATTGGCTCTTTGCAGATAAGATTATATGGCTTTTAGCACATACTGACTTACCTGAAGCTGTGGAAGTATTTAAGATTCATGCATTTTTGCCAGCCATTGTTTTTTTATCTAAATTGTTGGGCATAGGAATTTTAATTCCTTTACAGGCAGGCAGGAAGTATACATTAAGTATATTGTTGACAGGCTTGATAGCTGTAGGATTACATTTTATATTAGTTCCCCTATTTCAAGTAAAAGGTGCTGCTTGGTCTATCGTTCTTAGTGAAGTGTTTGCAGTAATATTTACATGCTTAGCCACTTACAAAGAAATAAATATTTTAAAAATTAACAATCAATTAAAACACTAG
- a CDS encoding sodium:solute symporter family protein, which translates to MLILVLFLGINLVIGLFSSRRVTSLQDYAIGRKDFSTATLTASIVVSWVGSWYVFETLGHTYTDGLYFIIAITGACTCLVIVGLLAVRMQEFLKNISVAEAMGGIYGKTAQTITAISGVLSVLTIVAMEFHVISRIISLIFNTESIWTPVIAAVVVIVYSVSGGIRAVTFTDVIQFFTFGTFIPILALVIWNQLKDPNQVITLLNTHPNFSWSHVIGWDPKFLDALAMMLWFLIPAMDPVIFQRISMARDIQQIKESFSYAGLISLVVCLFLAWIAILLLANNPNLEADKLVEHIIYNYTSAGLRGLIGIGVLALAMSTADSYLNASAVLLTNDIAKPLGIKFKNEVLAARVFCGLSGIFALLIALQFKGILSLLQFANSLYMPVVTVPLLMAIFGFRSSTLAVLIGMAGGLGTTLGWPFIIKESHGILPGIMANLIGLLGSHYILKQPGGWVGIREPEPLLEARENRRKAWNQFKKDFKEFSLVQYLQKSLPNQDYLLTIFGIYVIAATYASFYTVPEEIQANYAKLYHIIGQSVLFISTGLLTYPLWPPIFKNKWFITWAWPLSVFYVLFAVGTWLVLMSGFHTFQTMIFLLNVVMGFLLLPWHLVSIMVIIGVTTATYIFKIYAQVPILPDDFGTLRFKILYGLLLASNFIALFKYQQAQGKLVSHNQALNILQAKRTINLREALQHRERFMHTLAINCVEGFNWLYQQSKILWTSFKPTEITSSYKDLINEAVLLLAKQQQASEYLAQTIFPFKNYLRLNVEKVNLANFLNTALENLDKINIQAQPKITLQQLTHYQELEIDPVQIQKLLYNTLQTIQAKNHANKLITLLVKDATLVYEMPFIPNYNKEISAIQFILTTIEQPAKGTTNNHDALETVHIFLPKHIENVPSEENQRIIEAHYGYASCETENKDITQIYIIPVALRKIRPTIIDESKKVLDEVV; encoded by the coding sequence ATGTTAATTCTCGTCTTATTTCTAGGTATTAACCTAGTCATAGGACTTTTCTCTAGCCGCCGAGTAACCTCTCTACAAGATTATGCAATAGGCAGAAAAGATTTTTCTACAGCTACCTTAACAGCTAGTATTGTAGTTAGCTGGGTTGGTAGTTGGTACGTTTTTGAAACGCTAGGGCATACCTATACAGATGGACTATATTTTATCATAGCTATCACTGGTGCATGCACCTGCTTGGTTATTGTTGGGTTATTAGCTGTACGCATGCAGGAGTTTTTAAAAAACATCTCCGTCGCAGAAGCTATGGGAGGCATTTACGGTAAAACTGCACAAACTATTACAGCTATTAGTGGGGTTTTAAGCGTATTGACAATAGTAGCGATGGAATTTCATGTAATTAGCCGAATCATTAGCTTGATATTTAATACTGAAAGTATCTGGACGCCTGTAATTGCTGCTGTCGTGGTAATTGTGTACTCAGTTTCTGGAGGTATCCGTGCAGTTACTTTTACAGATGTAATACAGTTTTTTACATTTGGTACGTTTATTCCTATCTTGGCACTAGTCATCTGGAATCAGCTAAAAGACCCAAATCAGGTAATAACCTTGCTTAATACCCATCCTAATTTTAGCTGGTCTCACGTAATAGGATGGGATCCTAAATTTTTAGATGCTTTGGCAATGATGCTATGGTTTCTCATCCCTGCTATGGATCCTGTTATTTTTCAGCGGATTAGCATGGCGCGGGATATACAGCAAATAAAAGAATCTTTTAGCTATGCTGGTCTCATTAGCTTAGTCGTGTGTTTGTTTTTAGCTTGGATAGCTATTTTATTATTAGCTAACAATCCAAATTTGGAAGCTGACAAGCTTGTCGAACACATTATTTATAATTACACGTCAGCTGGCTTACGTGGGTTGATAGGCATAGGTGTTTTAGCTCTGGCTATGTCTACGGCTGATTCTTACCTGAATGCTTCTGCTGTTTTATTAACCAATGATATTGCCAAGCCCTTGGGCATAAAATTCAAAAATGAAGTGCTGGCTGCCAGGGTTTTTTGCGGCTTGTCGGGTATATTTGCCTTACTTATTGCTTTGCAATTCAAAGGAATCTTGTCATTACTGCAATTTGCCAATAGCCTGTATATGCCGGTTGTTACAGTACCCTTGTTAATGGCTATTTTCGGATTTAGAAGTAGCACATTAGCTGTATTAATAGGGATGGCTGGGGGGCTTGGAACGACACTCGGTTGGCCTTTTATTATTAAAGAAAGCCATGGTATTCTTCCAGGAATCATGGCTAACTTAATAGGATTACTAGGTAGCCATTATATTCTCAAACAACCAGGTGGTTGGGTAGGTATACGCGAACCAGAACCTTTGTTAGAAGCAAGAGAGAATAGACGCAAAGCTTGGAACCAATTTAAAAAAGACTTTAAAGAGTTTAGCTTAGTACAGTATCTGCAAAAGAGCTTACCTAATCAAGATTATCTATTGACCATTTTTGGAATCTATGTCATTGCTGCTACTTATGCTTCCTTTTATACAGTACCAGAAGAGATACAAGCCAATTATGCCAAGCTTTATCATATTATTGGTCAAAGCGTACTATTTATTAGCACAGGCTTGCTAACCTATCCCCTATGGCCTCCTATTTTTAAGAACAAGTGGTTTATAACCTGGGCCTGGCCTTTGAGTGTTTTTTATGTACTCTTTGCAGTGGGTACTTGGCTAGTACTGATGAGTGGCTTTCATACTTTCCAAACTATGATCTTTCTTCTGAATGTGGTGATGGGATTCTTATTACTTCCTTGGCATCTAGTAAGCATTATGGTCATTATAGGTGTAACAACTGCTACTTATATTTTTAAAATATATGCACAAGTACCTATCCTTCCTGACGACTTCGGTACCTTACGATTCAAAATATTATATGGTCTGCTACTAGCAAGTAATTTCATAGCTTTATTTAAGTATCAGCAAGCACAAGGAAAGCTAGTAAGCCACAATCAAGCCCTTAATATTCTTCAAGCTAAGCGCACTATCAACTTACGGGAAGCATTACAACACCGGGAACGGTTTATGCATACTTTAGCTATCAATTGTGTAGAAGGCTTTAATTGGTTGTACCAACAAAGCAAAATACTTTGGACGTCTTTTAAACCAACAGAAATAACTTCATCATATAAGGACCTAATAAATGAAGCGGTACTACTTTTAGCTAAACAGCAACAAGCTAGCGAATACTTAGCACAAACCATTTTTCCTTTTAAAAATTATCTACGCTTAAATGTAGAGAAAGTTAACCTAGCAAATTTCCTAAATACTGCGCTAGAAAATTTAGATAAGATAAATATACAAGCCCAACCAAAAATTACTTTACAACAGCTTACACACTATCAAGAATTAGAAATAGATCCTGTACAAATTCAAAAGCTGTTATACAATACTTTGCAAACTATACAGGCAAAAAATCATGCCAATAAGCTTATTACCCTTTTGGTAAAAGATGCCACTTTAGTTTATGAGATGCCATTTATTCCTAACTATAATAAAGAAATATCAGCTATACAATTTATACTTACGACTATTGAGCAACCAGCAAAGGGTACAACTAATAACCATGATGCATTAGAAACTGTCCATATATTTTTACCCAAGCATATAGAAAATGTACCTAGCGAAGAAAACCAACGAATTATAGAAGCTCATTATGGATATGCAAGTTGCGAAACTGAAAATAAAGATATCACCCAGATCTACATCATTCCAGTGGCACTAAGAAAAATTCGGCCAACAATTATAGATGAAAGCAAAAAGGTATTAGATGAAGTAGTGTAA
- a CDS encoding HD domain-containing protein, with protein MKGFKISEKGKQLLDLLKGEPHIDLKVMARGIEYAATFHHGQMRKSGEPFYYHPIEVACILLPYTTDQDTLIAALLHDTVEDTTLALTQIAFMFNPTIAHLVAGVTKFNEAWRRHFLENYEMHYKLLPRQETDLKIIQIKIADRTHNMRTIQFHPSLAKQKRIAEETLDVFLPIAQGIGLDPLVKELEELSVAILKK; from the coding sequence ATGAAAGGATTTAAAATATCTGAAAAAGGTAAGCAATTGCTAGATCTTCTAAAAGGTGAGCCGCACATAGACTTAAAAGTTATGGCACGTGGCATAGAATATGCTGCCACTTTTCATCATGGACAGATGCGGAAATCTGGCGAGCCTTTTTACTATCATCCTATAGAAGTAGCTTGTATTCTTTTACCTTATACTACGGATCAAGATACACTTATTGCTGCTCTATTACATGATACGGTAGAAGATACAACACTTGCACTTACACAAATAGCCTTTATGTTTAATCCTACCATAGCACATCTAGTGGCTGGTGTAACTAAATTTAATGAGGCGTGGCGTAGGCATTTTTTAGAAAATTATGAAATGCATTATAAATTGCTACCGCGACAAGAAACTGATCTTAAAATTATTCAAATAAAAATAGCAGACCGCACACACAACATGCGTACCATACAATTTCATCCTTCCCTTGCCAAACAAAAAAGAATAGCCGAAGAGACGCTAGACGTATTTTTACCCATAGCACAAGGTATAGGATTAGATCCATTGGTAAAAGAGTTGGAAGAATTGTCTGTAGCTATCCTCAAGAAATAA
- a CDS encoding sodium:solute symporter family protein — translation MLGLNIDMIIFGLFLVINLSIGLFSSRRVTSLRDYAVGRKDFSTATLTATIVVSWIAGMYVFEILEHTYRDGLYFIIVVSGASVCLWLVGLLAVRMREFLKNLSVAEAMGDLYGKSVQIITAISGILSVITLVAMEFKVISKVICLIFATESVWVPVIASVVVIIYSVSGGIRAITFTDVIQFFTFGTFIPILALVIWNQLKDPHQVIVLLNTNPNFSWSQVIGWHPKFIDTLFMLLWFTIPAMDPVIFQRISMAKDVAQVKKSFNYAALISLVVCLFLAWVAILLLASNANLEPDKLFNYIINNYTTGGLRGLIGVGVLALAMSTADSYLNASAVLLTNDIAKPLGLNFSKEKEVVVARSLCLLSGLFALLIALQFKGILALLQFANSLYMPVVTVPLLLAILGFRSTTLSVLISMGMGFITVVGWPLIFKGSDSIIPGIVANLVGLLGSHYILKQPGGWVGVREPEPLLEARENRRKAWKRFKKDFKEFSLVQYLQKTFPNQEYLLTIFGIYVIAATYASFYTVPEEIQTNHARLYHIIGQSVLFISTGLLTYPLWPPIFKNKWFITWAWPLSVFYVLFGVGTWLVLMSGFHTFQTMIFLLNIVMAFLLFDWPFVVTMVLSGVIIATNIFKLFASAPSTSHDFGTLQFKILYGLLLLSSFLLAIFKHKQAQKQLASRNEYLKLLQAERDEKLKIALEYRERFSNALSTDCVEGFMLLYQRGKELIEAAKQVQSAEQARAFMEDVLTLLAKQQQAGEYLAETIYRFKEHMRLDVQKVDLTDFLDATLENLDMIDLQPRPKVTVQLQTQQRTIQCDPKLIQKLLYNSLRSIQEKNQDNKPIRLIVEDASLVYDIPFIPNYAKKLPAIQFMFTTVDQLSAKKNSYEVIEPVNIFLPKHIEDLARAENEQIIDAHYGSASWEADIKGLTQIYVIPVEIRRIRPALMDEPQMVLDGKGQTT, via the coding sequence ATGTTAGGACTCAACATAGACATGATAATTTTCGGCTTATTTTTGGTTATTAACCTATCAATAGGCCTCTTTTCTAGCCGTCGAGTAACTTCTCTACGTGATTATGCAGTAGGCAGAAAAGACTTTTCTACAGCCACATTAACAGCTACTATTGTAGTCAGCTGGATTGCAGGTATGTATGTGTTTGAAATATTAGAACATACATACAGAGACGGTCTTTATTTCATTATAGTAGTAAGTGGTGCTTCTGTCTGCTTGTGGTTAGTGGGATTATTAGCAGTGCGAATGCGAGAATTTTTAAAAAACCTTTCTGTAGCAGAAGCTATGGGAGATTTGTATGGAAAATCTGTACAAATTATTACAGCTATTAGTGGTATATTAAGTGTGATAACTTTGGTAGCTATGGAATTTAAAGTAATTAGCAAAGTAATCTGCTTAATTTTTGCTACAGAAAGTGTATGGGTGCCCGTAATAGCGTCTGTAGTGGTCATTATATACTCAGTCTCAGGTGGTATACGGGCCATTACGTTTACTGATGTAATACAATTTTTTACGTTTGGCACTTTTATTCCAATCCTCGCATTAGTTATTTGGAATCAACTCAAAGACCCACATCAAGTTATAGTCTTACTTAATACCAACCCTAATTTTAGCTGGTCACAAGTAATTGGTTGGCATCCTAAATTCATCGATACGCTATTCATGTTATTATGGTTTACAATTCCTGCTATGGATCCTGTCATATTTCAACGTATCAGTATGGCAAAAGATGTAGCACAAGTAAAAAAATCCTTTAATTATGCAGCTCTCATCAGCTTAGTAGTTTGTTTGTTTTTAGCTTGGGTAGCTATTTTGTTATTGGCTAGCAATGCAAATTTAGAACCTGACAAGCTTTTTAATTACATTATCAATAATTATACAACAGGCGGGTTACGGGGTCTAATTGGTGTAGGTGTGTTAGCCCTTGCTATGTCCACGGCGGATTCTTATCTCAATGCTTCTGCTGTTTTGTTAACCAATGATATTGCGAAGCCTTTAGGACTTAACTTTAGCAAGGAAAAGGAGGTAGTTGTTGCGAGATCCCTTTGTTTACTCTCAGGGCTTTTTGCTTTGCTGATTGCCTTACAGTTTAAAGGTATATTAGCTTTACTGCAATTTGCCAATAGCCTGTATATGCCAGTTGTTACAGTACCTTTATTACTAGCTATTTTAGGTTTTAGGAGTACTACATTGTCCGTACTTATAAGCATGGGTATGGGGTTCATTACCGTAGTAGGCTGGCCTTTAATTTTTAAGGGAAGCGATAGTATTATTCCTGGTATTGTCGCTAATCTAGTAGGTTTACTTGGTAGCCATTATATCCTTAAACAACCAGGCGGCTGGGTAGGCGTACGGGAACCAGAACCTTTGTTAGAGGCAAGAGAAAATAGACGAAAAGCTTGGAAAAGGTTTAAAAAAGATTTTAAAGAATTTAGCTTAGTACAATACTTACAAAAAACTTTTCCTAATCAAGAATACCTATTAACCATTTTTGGAATCTATGTAATTGCTGCTACTTATGCTTCCTTTTATACAGTGCCCGAAGAAATACAAACCAACCACGCTAGGCTTTACCACATCATTGGTCAAAGCGTACTCTTTATTAGTACAGGCTTATTAACCTACCCCTTATGGCCTCCTATTTTTAAGAATAAGTGGTTTATAACTTGGGCTTGGCCTTTAAGTGTTTTTTACGTACTTTTTGGTGTTGGCACTTGGCTGGTACTGATGAGTGGCTTTCATACTTTCCAGACCATGATCTTTCTGCTCAACATCGTTATGGCATTTTTACTATTTGATTGGCCTTTCGTTGTTACTATGGTTTTATCAGGAGTTATTATAGCTACCAATATCTTTAAACTATTCGCCTCAGCACCATCTACCTCCCATGACTTTGGCACATTACAATTTAAAATCTTATATGGCCTATTGCTTTTAAGTAGCTTCCTGTTAGCCATTTTCAAACATAAACAAGCACAAAAGCAGCTAGCAAGTCGTAATGAGTATCTTAAACTTCTCCAAGCAGAACGCGATGAAAAGCTAAAAATTGCTTTAGAGTATCGAGAACGCTTTTCAAATGCTTTGTCTACTGATTGTGTAGAGGGATTCATGTTGCTTTATCAAAGGGGAAAAGAGCTCATAGAAGCTGCTAAACAAGTACAAAGTGCAGAACAAGCAAGAGCTTTTATGGAAGATGTGTTAACGCTTCTAGCTAAGCAGCAGCAAGCAGGAGAATATTTGGCAGAAACTATCTATCGTTTTAAAGAACATATGCGTTTAGATGTGCAGAAAGTAGATCTCACAGACTTTTTAGATGCTACGCTAGAAAATTTAGACATGATAGATTTACAACCGCGTCCTAAGGTTACAGTTCAGCTACAAACTCAGCAAAGAACTATTCAGTGCGATCCTAAACTTATACAAAAGTTACTTTATAATAGCCTACGTTCTATTCAGGAGAAAAATCAAGACAATAAGCCTATTAGATTGATTGTAGAAGATGCAAGTTTAGTATATGATATTCCTTTTATTCCTAACTATGCTAAAAAATTGCCAGCTATACAATTTATGTTTACCACTGTTGATCAACTGTCAGCTAAGAAAAATAGCTATGAAGTAATAGAACCTGTTAACATATTTTTGCCTAAGCATATAGAAGATCTAGCTAGAGCTGAGAATGAGCAAATTATAGATGCACATTATGGATCTGCAAGCTGGGAGGCTGATATTAAAGGATTAACACAAATCTACGTTATTCCTGTAGAGATACGTAGAATTAGGCCAGCACTTATGGATGAACCACAAATGGTATTAGATGGTAAGGGGCAAACTACTTAA